The DNA window GGTATTGCTATTTTTACAAATGCTTTTTCAAGAGTATCCCAATCTTTTGTTTCAGGGTCTGTAAATGCTTCTTTAAAATATGCTCTTCCGCACATAGGTCCTGCTACAAGGTCACACACCGAACCGTATTGGATTGCATATTGTTCAAAATCTACTGCTGCACTGAGTAATAATAAAGGTCTTGGTGATATTTTTTCCATTTCAAATGCAACGTCTCTTACAACTTGTGGTGAACATACCTGGATTATCTTTCCATCTTCTTCTACCCATAATACTGGAACTTGAGTTTTGTAAAAATGTCCTAATGGTGAAAAATCTTCAGCCATTTTTATTAATACATCAGGTAATTTTTTTGCTTTTTCAAGTTTTGTCTCACCCGGTAAATCTGCAAGTAATGTTTCATTATAAAGAGGTTTTTCAAGTTTTTTACATTTTTCAAAGACATCTGCAAGCCATTCTCTGTTTTTTTCCCAACTTTCTTTATGGTCGGGATTTAGATACACAAGTGTTTTGAATGCATCTACTTTGTCTGCAATTTCTTCTGGTTCTATTGCAAGACGGGCAACTTTACCTAATCCTCCATCAAGTTCAACTGGTTTTGTATGTTCAAGTCGTCCAATTAAAAGTATTTCTGAACCAAGAGCTTCTTTAAATCCCGGTGTTAAAATAGCAAGATGATTAAATAATGCAGCTGTAACTTCGCCCCTTAGATGTCTTGCAAATCTTTTACATACTTCCTTGACATCTTCATCATTGGCTTCTCTTTTTTCACCTATGTGTTTTAAAAAACTATTTGTAAGTTTAATATAGGAACTATGCTGATCCGAAGCAAAAACATCCATAACACCATCTGGAGCAAACCTTGCAAGCACTTTAAAAATACCCTCACTTACTTCCAAACCATCCTTAAATTTAGCATATATCATCATTTACCTCCTTTTTTAAATATATTGGTTTTTAAATTCTTTTACTTTTTTTCTTAAATTTTCATCTTTTCTTGATATAATCTGGGCTGCAAAGATAACTGCATTTTTTATACCTGTTTTCCCCAGAGACATACAGGCAACTGGAACTCCCTCAGGCATCTGTGCAATTGAAAATATGGTTTCTGTACTGGGAATATCATTAACAGGTAAAGGTACACCAATAACCGGGATGATTGTTTTGGAAGCAATAATACCAGGTAAATGAGTTGAAATTCCACTGCAGACAATTACTACATCTATCTCTGTTTTTTCTATTAATTCCACAAGTTCATCCACTGGATTTAAATTATTCATTCCGGAAATTATTTTAACATCATAAAAAATTTTTAATTCTTCAAGGATTTTCTTCCCTTCATCAATTTTTTTTAAGTCATTTTCATTATCTACTACAATAATTACTTTTGCCATATCTTTTTCATTCTTGAAATAGCTTCTTTTATTTTTTCTTCATTTATTGTTAAAGAAAAACGAATATATCCTTCACCGGAAGGACCAAAACCGACTCCCGGAGTTGCAACTATTTTACCATTTTCAAGTAAAAAGTCAACAAATTTAATTGAACTTTCATTTATTTTCACCCAGAAATAAAATGTTCCTGATGGTAAATTAAAATCAAATCCCAGTTCTTTCAGCCCTGTTGCAAAAATATCTCTTCTTCTTTTGTATATTTCTCTAATTTTAATAACTGATTCTTGAGAACCTGTAAGTGCTTCAATTCCTGCGAATTGAATTGCTTCAAAGGTTCCAGAGTCAATGTTTTCTTTAATTTTAGCAAGAGCCGATATTAAATAAGTATTGCCACAAGCCCATCCTATTCTCCATCCTGTCATATTATAAGTTTTGGACAATGAGTTAAATTCAATCACTACATCTTTTGCACCATCTATTGAAAATATATTAACTGGTTTTTTTTCAAAATATATCTCTGAATAAGCAGCATCATAAACAAGAATAATATTATTTTTTTTACAGAAATTTATTGCTTCTTTTAAAAAATCATAACAGGCAAAACTTCCTGTTGGGTTATTCGGATAATTTAAATATAAAATTTTCGTCTTTTTAATTATCTCTTCGGGAACTTTTCCCAGTTCCGGTAAGAATTCATTTTCTTTTTTCAGAGGTAGAAAATAACTTTCCCCTCCTGCAATCAGAGTCCCAAGATGGTATACAGGATATCCTGGCTCTGGAACAAGTGAAATATCTCCATTATTTATGAAACACAGAGGAAAATGTGCAATTCCTTCTTTTGAACCAATCAAAACACATATTTCATTTTCATAATCAATTTCAACATCATAGTTTTTTTTATAATATTCAGCAATTGCTTTTCTGAATTCTTTTGTACCTTTTCCAAAAGGATATCTATGAAAATTTGGATTTTCAACTGCTTTTTTCATTGCTTCAATTATATTTGAAGGAGTAGGTAAGTCAGGGTCTCCAACTCCAAAATCAATTACAGATTCTCCTTTTGCATTTAATTCTTTTTTCTTTCTATCTATTTCTACAAAAAGGTATGGCGGGATTTTTCTTAATCTTTCACTTACTTCAAACATTTAGAACCTCCTCTTTTATAAAGTTTTCCATTCCATAAA is part of the bacterium genome and encodes:
- a CDS encoding AIR carboxylase family protein; the protein is MAKVIIVVDNENDLKKIDEGKKILEELKIFYDVKIISGMNNLNPVDELVELIEKTEIDVVIVCSGISTHLPGIIASKTIIPVIGVPLPVNDIPSTETIFSIAQMPEGVPVACMSLGKTGIKNAVIFAAQIISRKDENLRKKVKEFKNQYI
- a CDS encoding LL-diaminopimelate aminotransferase, with the protein product MFEVSERLRKIPPYLFVEIDRKKKELNAKGESVIDFGVGDPDLPTPSNIIEAMKKAVENPNFHRYPFGKGTKEFRKAIAEYYKKNYDVEIDYENEICVLIGSKEGIAHFPLCFINNGDISLVPEPGYPVYHLGTLIAGGESYFLPLKKENEFLPELGKVPEEIIKKTKILYLNYPNNPTGSFACYDFLKEAINFCKKNNIILVYDAAYSEIYFEKKPVNIFSIDGAKDVVIEFNSLSKTYNMTGWRIGWACGNTYLISALAKIKENIDSGTFEAIQFAGIEALTGSQESVIKIREIYKRRRDIFATGLKELGFDFNLPSGTFYFWVKINESSIKFVDFLLENGKIVATPGVGFGPSGEGYIRFSLTINEEKIKEAISRMKKIWQK